Within the Actinomycetes bacterium genome, the region CGCCGTCATGGATGGCCGCAGCGGCGCCCTGCTGTGGGAGGGCGGCGCCGGCAAGGGCGCGTACCCGACACACCCCGAGGTCGGCTACCACACCGTCATCGCCGACCTCGATGGCGACGGGCTGCAAGAGGTCATCACCGGCCGCACCCTGTACGACGCCAACGGCAACGCGCTGTGTGGCTTCTCGAGCGAGGAAGATGACGGCTTCACGGGCGTCGCCGACCTTGACCTCGACGGCGTCGGGGAGGTCGTGAGCATCGGCGGAGGCGTGGGGCGCGTCATCGAAGCCGACTGCACCGTGACCGCCACCTTCGCCCTGGTGGGAGGCGGAAACGGCGGGCCTCCGACCATCGCCGACTATGACACCGACGGGGTGCCGGAGATCGGCGTCGCGGAGGCGGACACCTACACGGTGTACGAGGCCGACGGCACGGTGCTCTGGTCCATGCCGGTTGACGACGCCTCGTCCCACGTCACGGGATCGGTGGTCTTCGACTTCGAGGGTGACGCCCGGCCGGAGGTCGTCTACGCCGACGAGACCCGCCTGTGGGTCTTCGACGGGCTGACCGGTGCAGTGCGGCTCGAGGACGCGAACCACGCGTCCCGGACGCTGCACGAGTTCCCCACCGTGGCAGACGTCGACGCAGACGGCCAGACCGAGATCATCGTCCCCTGCGGCGGTGGCCACGAGGGCGAGAACCAGAACGGCCTGTACATCCTCGGCAGCGAGTCCGGCTCCTGGGTGCCCAGCCGGCAGGTGTGGAACCAGCACGCCTACAGCATCAACAACATCAACGACGACCTCACGCTGCCGACCGAGGCCGTGCCCACCTTCAGCGACCAGAACTCCTGGCACAGCCAGATCGCCGAGGGTGCCGGGGTCTCGCTGATCGACGACCTCACCCCCGACATCGT harbors:
- a CDS encoding hemolysin; the encoded protein is AVMDGRSGALLWEGGAGKGAYPTHPEVGYHTVIADLDGDGLQEVITGRTLYDANGNALCGFSSEEDDGFTGVADLDLDGVGEVVSIGGGVGRVIEADCTVTATFALVGGGNGGPPTIADYDTDGVPEIGVAEADTYTVYEADGTVLWSMPVDDASSHVTGSVVFDFEGDARPEVVYADETRLWVFDGLTGAVRLEDANHASRTLHEFPTVADVDADGQTEIIVPCGGGHEGENQNGLYILGSESGSWVPSRQVWNQHAYSINNINDDLTLPTEAVPTFSDQNSWHSQIAEGAGVSLIDDLTPDIVDVCDDPCGDTVQVLVRLRNRSGNDLAAGVPMALYGDVGGELEVWATTETT